A window from Opitutia bacterium ISCC 52 encodes these proteins:
- a CDS encoding sulfatase-like hydrolase/transferase → MKKTRDAGQWTTAIQHYLASISFADAQVGRVLDALNESPHANNTIIVLWSDHGWHLGEKQHWHKRTLWEEGTRIPMIVAAPQVGDAGQVCKQPASTVDLFPTLIELCNLNTPDQTLDGLSLVPCLKNPNKRRAQAAITVDEFKHKSARDQKVVLDRRASRNLDLRKSSEERSDDYQGNAATSTSAALNNRPGTQCSRACEKA, encoded by the coding sequence ATGAAAAAAACCCGTGACGCAGGACAATGGACCACCGCAATCCAACATTACCTGGCAAGCATCAGTTTCGCCGATGCCCAAGTAGGCAGAGTACTCGATGCATTGAACGAAAGTCCTCACGCTAATAACACTATCATCGTGTTGTGGTCGGATCATGGCTGGCATCTCGGAGAGAAACAACACTGGCACAAGAGAACCCTGTGGGAGGAGGGCACTCGGATCCCTATGATTGTAGCCGCGCCCCAAGTAGGCGATGCCGGACAGGTTTGCAAGCAACCAGCAAGCACCGTAGACCTCTTTCCCACGCTCATTGAGCTGTGCAACTTGAACACACCCGATCAAACCTTGGACGGTCTGAGTCTGGTTCCCTGTTTGAAAAACCCAAACAAACGTCGCGCCCAAGCCGCTATCACGGTCGATGAATTCAAGCACAAGTCAGCCAGAGACCAAAAGGTAGTGCTCGATCGCCGAGCGAGCAGGAATCTAGATTTGAGAAAGAGTTCCGAGGAACGCAGTGATGACTACCAAGGCAATGCCGCCACATCTACTAGCGCAGCGCTGAATAACAGACCGGGCACGCAGTGTTCA
- a CDS encoding sulfatase-like hydrolase/transferase — MYPRILHYIPLIVCLWVCPLGVRAQAGEQPNVLFIAVDDLNDWVGYMGGYPGKAHTPNFDRLAVRGTAFHNAHTASPVCCPSRAAVMSGQLPSTSGIYGNKQWWKPNPPDLVTIPGHFKAHGYTTAGAGKIFHHTYGNNPPENWDEFQPLAFHDNAFAYEDLERYGLAEAVQTPDEFPFSGVTLYSKEVDWGALEKPEAEFDDARAAQFCVDFLKEKQEKPFFLACGIFRPHMPWYFPKEYLDLYPLDEIIVPDDLPEDLDDLPEAGKKLALRK; from the coding sequence ATGTATCCTCGAATTCTTCATTATATTCCTCTAATCGTCTGCCTTTGGGTCTGTCCGCTCGGAGTAAGAGCCCAAGCAGGAGAACAGCCTAACGTACTCTTTATTGCTGTGGACGATCTAAACGACTGGGTCGGCTACATGGGTGGTTACCCCGGAAAGGCACATACGCCCAACTTCGATCGGCTGGCAGTACGAGGAACCGCATTTCACAATGCTCACACGGCTTCCCCGGTTTGTTGTCCAAGTCGGGCGGCAGTGATGAGTGGTCAACTACCAAGTACCAGCGGCATCTATGGAAACAAGCAATGGTGGAAACCCAATCCGCCAGATCTGGTAACCATACCTGGACATTTCAAGGCTCACGGATACACCACGGCCGGAGCAGGAAAAATATTTCACCACACTTACGGCAATAATCCTCCGGAGAACTGGGATGAGTTCCAACCATTGGCCTTTCATGACAATGCCTTCGCCTATGAAGACCTGGAGCGATACGGATTAGCAGAGGCAGTTCAGACACCCGATGAGTTTCCTTTCTCCGGCGTAACTCTCTACTCCAAAGAAGTGGATTGGGGAGCCTTGGAAAAGCCGGAAGCCGAATTCGATGACGCCAGAGCAGCTCAATTCTGCGTCGATTTTCTGAAAGAGAAACAAGAGAAACCCTTCTTTCTCGCCTGTGGTATTTTTCGTCCACACATGCCTTGGTATTTTCCGAAGGAATACCTGGATCTGTATCCCCTGGATGAGATCATCGTACCCGATGATCTTCCGGAAGATCTCGACGACCTTCCCGAGGCCGGTAAGAAACTGGCCCTACGCAAGTAA
- a CDS encoding DUF1552 domain-containing protein — protein sequence MKSPNVPETQFSRRAFLRGSGALVALPFLESLAKPGAVFAASGTPVEPKRMVCIGLNYGMHPQGFFPDEVGRNYKLPYLLKPLEGVRNDFTLFSHLDHPGIKGGHEATHTFLSGIRADMAKSMPEGNISMDQKAAEFVGSATRYPSMQLKVGGGDNGLSWTRNGVSIPSMEDLQQVFDALFQETNEAHKRRLARSYRLNSSILDVVRDDAKDLQKRLSANDVEKLDEYFTSVRDVEKRLQMSEAWLNKPKPQVDYRFPNPMPNDFYEEVPLYYDLMKLALMTDSTRVISYSINGWSGDSGLPGVTQGYHALTHHGMDPTRLKELTIIETFHAKQVARFISDLKKTQVEGEASLLDKTMVLFGSGMGNASSHSNRDLPLILAGGGFTHGEHKDYPKVGDKQTPACNLYVSMLQKFGMELDQFGTSTGTLDGLS from the coding sequence ATGAAATCCCCAAACGTTCCTGAGACTCAATTCAGTCGCCGTGCCTTTTTGCGAGGTTCGGGTGCACTGGTCGCACTGCCTTTTCTCGAGTCGCTGGCTAAACCTGGGGCTGTTTTTGCCGCTTCAGGAACCCCCGTAGAGCCCAAGCGCATGGTTTGCATCGGGCTGAACTATGGCATGCATCCTCAAGGGTTTTTTCCCGACGAAGTGGGGCGGAATTACAAATTACCCTACCTGCTTAAACCGCTGGAGGGAGTAAGGAATGATTTTACCCTGTTCTCTCATCTGGATCATCCTGGTATTAAAGGTGGGCATGAAGCGACCCACACCTTTTTGTCTGGAATTCGAGCAGACATGGCCAAGTCGATGCCCGAGGGGAATATTTCAATGGACCAGAAGGCGGCCGAGTTTGTCGGCTCGGCTACCCGCTACCCTTCAATGCAGCTCAAGGTAGGTGGAGGTGATAACGGACTCTCCTGGACACGGAATGGTGTCAGTATCCCATCGATGGAGGATCTTCAGCAAGTTTTCGACGCTCTCTTTCAGGAAACGAATGAAGCTCACAAACGCCGCCTTGCTCGTTCTTACAGACTCAATAGTAGTATTCTGGATGTAGTTCGCGACGACGCCAAAGACCTCCAAAAAAGATTGAGTGCAAATGACGTCGAAAAGCTCGATGAATATTTCACTTCGGTCCGGGATGTTGAGAAACGTTTGCAGATGTCTGAGGCCTGGTTGAACAAACCCAAACCTCAGGTCGACTATCGTTTTCCGAATCCGATGCCGAATGATTTTTATGAAGAAGTTCCTCTCTACTATGACCTGATGAAGCTCGCATTGATGACCGACTCCACTCGGGTGATAAGTTATTCGATCAATGGATGGAGTGGAGATTCGGGACTTCCTGGAGTTACTCAAGGGTACCACGCACTTACCCATCATGGTATGGATCCCACTCGCTTAAAGGAGCTGACCATTATTGAGACCTTCCACGCGAAACAGGTGGCCCGATTCATTTCAGACTTAAAAAAGACTCAGGTGGAAGGGGAAGCATCACTTCTTGATAAAACCATGGTGCTTTTTGGAAGTGGAATGGGGAACGCAAGTTCTCACTCCAATCGTGACTTGCCACTCATTCTTGCCGGTGGAGGTTTCACTCATGGTGAGCACAAGGACTATCCCAAGGTAGGCGACAAACAAACTCCGGCCTGCAATCTTTATGTTTCCATGCTGCAGAAGTTTGGTATGGAGCTGGACCAATTCGGAACCAGCACAGGTACCTTGGATGGGTTGAGTTGA
- a CDS encoding DUF1592 domain-containing protein, translated as MSLTLRSLLLALSSFLFAQSSSALEPLHFIQEHCVSCHGEKKQKGDRRFDALGLDFEDRDTVWSWEEVLDMLNLGEMPPEEQPQPDSQHVKEMVSWITERLEQSIVLKEAQEVTGLRRMNRHEYLNTIRDLMNVNVESFDPTETFPVDEREDGFENLGGTLVLSDYLLERYLDAAAKTVEKAVNFGKSAEMDPVYLVPDDFTARTYHFRPQIWFMVNVDGEYIDFGHGDAKSDRLYASRFKGVPADGFYTIRITAEGVNRINGYDSTMMNYDPEEPIKMQLLATDPRVAYPGRKYNSSDRILATVLLKDHEVETCEFRVWMDKGFVPIIRYPNGPQPFKRILSHLTEKHHLDVVPSNWRDGVAAQPSENQEIYLSDVYEGPRIRFYGMEIHGPETEVWPPRSHQTIFGKQSISPKRVDPEEVVRRFGSRAFRRPLLARERERYVSFHNQQLEAGKSPEEALKAMLTAILASPNFVYIQAPVGEGVEFAEQDLAQKMDPFSLASRLSYFLWSSMPDQALFAAAAKGVLSDPDELRNQVARMLKDPKARAMADQFTDSWLHLNKLGEMPPDTGKFKVYHERYLEPLMKEETRLYFHHVLSNNRPIEEFLDSDYGFVNRYIAELYGFQDVQGDHFRKVRFDDRNMRGGILGHASILTATSNGVETSPVIRGIWILENILGTPPSPPPPDVDPLEPDIRGATTIREQLQKHRKVETCYECHRKIDPLGFAMENYDPIGRYRTVYHDNSGRRTKKIESSGELPSGEQFTNMAELKDILLDRTDQFAHCLTEKLLTYALGRKLHFGDRATVNQICEELKDRGNGLQDLVELVVLSDAFRDV; from the coding sequence ATGTCTCTTACTCTCCGCTCTCTGCTCTTAGCTCTTAGCTCCTTCCTCTTCGCTCAGAGCTCCTCCGCTCTCGAACCACTCCACTTCATCCAGGAACACTGTGTCTCCTGTCATGGTGAAAAGAAACAGAAGGGCGATCGTCGCTTCGACGCGCTGGGTCTCGATTTTGAAGACCGTGACACGGTTTGGAGCTGGGAAGAGGTGCTCGATATGCTCAATCTTGGCGAGATGCCACCCGAGGAGCAGCCGCAGCCCGATTCTCAGCATGTAAAAGAAATGGTGAGCTGGATCACCGAAAGGCTCGAGCAATCTATTGTATTAAAGGAGGCCCAGGAAGTCACCGGGCTTCGTCGCATGAATCGTCACGAGTATCTGAATACGATTAGAGATTTGATGAATGTGAACGTAGAATCCTTTGATCCGACTGAAACATTCCCAGTTGATGAGAGGGAAGACGGATTTGAGAATCTGGGTGGAACCTTGGTTCTTTCAGATTACTTGTTAGAGCGGTACTTGGATGCTGCCGCCAAGACGGTAGAAAAGGCCGTTAACTTTGGGAAGTCTGCTGAGATGGATCCTGTGTACCTCGTGCCAGATGATTTTACAGCCCGAACCTATCACTTCCGTCCTCAAATCTGGTTCATGGTCAATGTGGATGGTGAGTATATCGACTTTGGTCATGGGGATGCTAAATCAGACCGGCTTTATGCTTCCAGGTTTAAAGGTGTGCCTGCTGATGGCTTTTACACCATTCGTATTACCGCTGAGGGGGTTAATCGGATCAATGGCTATGACTCGACTATGATGAATTATGATCCGGAGGAGCCTATTAAGATGCAGTTGCTCGCTACGGATCCGAGGGTCGCGTATCCCGGGCGTAAGTACAATAGCTCAGATCGTATTTTGGCGACCGTGCTATTGAAGGATCACGAGGTGGAAACGTGCGAATTCCGTGTGTGGATGGATAAAGGGTTTGTCCCAATCATTCGCTACCCAAACGGACCGCAGCCTTTTAAGCGGATTCTTTCGCACCTCACGGAAAAGCATCATTTGGATGTTGTGCCTTCCAATTGGCGGGATGGGGTAGCTGCTCAGCCGAGTGAGAATCAGGAGATTTATTTGTCCGATGTTTATGAAGGGCCGAGGATTCGTTTCTATGGAATGGAGATCCATGGTCCGGAGACCGAGGTTTGGCCACCTCGTAGTCATCAAACTATTTTTGGAAAACAGTCTATATCTCCCAAGCGAGTTGATCCGGAGGAAGTAGTCAGGCGTTTTGGGTCACGAGCATTTAGAAGACCGCTTTTGGCCAGGGAGCGTGAGCGTTATGTCTCCTTTCATAATCAGCAGCTTGAAGCAGGGAAGTCGCCAGAAGAGGCACTGAAAGCAATGCTTACGGCGATCCTCGCATCGCCGAATTTTGTTTATATCCAGGCACCCGTGGGAGAAGGGGTGGAGTTCGCAGAGCAGGATCTGGCGCAAAAGATGGATCCGTTCTCTTTGGCCTCACGTTTGTCTTATTTTTTATGGAGCTCCATGCCAGACCAAGCTTTGTTTGCGGCGGCTGCAAAAGGGGTATTGAGCGACCCGGATGAGTTGAGAAACCAGGTTGCTCGCATGCTGAAAGATCCAAAGGCTCGAGCCATGGCTGATCAGTTTACCGATAGTTGGCTGCACTTAAATAAGCTTGGTGAAATGCCTCCAGATACCGGAAAGTTTAAGGTTTATCACGAGCGCTACCTTGAACCTTTGATGAAGGAAGAAACACGCCTCTATTTTCATCACGTTCTGTCCAATAATCGGCCGATTGAAGAATTCCTCGATTCTGACTATGGCTTCGTGAATCGCTATATTGCGGAGCTCTATGGGTTTCAGGACGTTCAGGGAGATCATTTTCGAAAAGTCCGATTTGATGACCGAAACATGAGAGGCGGCATTCTGGGTCATGCCAGTATTCTAACTGCAACTTCCAATGGGGTTGAAACATCACCTGTGATTCGAGGTATTTGGATACTGGAGAACATTTTAGGAACCCCTCCATCACCACCGCCACCAGATGTGGATCCCCTTGAGCCGGATATCCGGGGAGCAACTACCATTCGTGAACAACTCCAAAAACATCGCAAAGTGGAGACCTGTTATGAGTGTCATCGCAAAATTGATCCTTTGGGTTTTGCTATGGAGAACTATGATCCGATTGGACGCTACCGTACGGTGTATCATGACAACAGCGGTCGTCGCACGAAGAAGATCGAATCCTCTGGTGAACTTCCATCGGGCGAACAATTTACAAATATGGCTGAGCTTAAGGACATCCTTCTGGATCGAACGGATCAGTTCGCCCATTGTTTAACTGAGAAACTACTCACGTATGCACTGGGGCGCAAACTTCACTTTGGTGACCGCGCAACCGTTAATCAGATTTGCGAGGAGCTGAAAGATCGAGGTAACGGCCTGCAAGATCTTGTAGAGTTGGTTGTGCTCAGTGATGCATTTCGTGATGTTTAA
- a CDS encoding VCBS repeat-containing protein: MDVIGTFDGKVVLMKGPDWTQQVIHPFEEGLAARKPRAQCIHSCLLDVDGDGDEDFVGSNNTTFWLECPDDPFSGKPWKYHTIDDEILGTHCLITGDVNQDGFLDLIANSFQKEGATPIHDSICWFEAPAESGEWVRHVFADKDAPGGNHYMGFGDVNGDARPDIMAGAKGGEGFAGGEWFAWWEQPAYGSVPWKKHLLSDVEPGASNILPADVNKDGVMDLVASRGHGYGVLLFMGPDFKKVEVDTEHYGPHSLFVEDLDQDGDIDIGTCGRHEESTAVWYENDGRGFFVKHLIEANQGSYDTRAVDMDGDGDLDMLIAGHWSRNILWYENTMAGKR; encoded by the coding sequence ATGGATGTTATTGGTACCTTTGACGGGAAGGTTGTGTTGATGAAGGGCCCAGATTGGACGCAGCAGGTAATTCATCCGTTTGAGGAAGGGCTCGCTGCACGTAAGCCTCGCGCTCAATGCATTCACTCCTGCTTGCTCGATGTAGATGGAGATGGGGACGAGGATTTTGTAGGATCGAACAATACGACCTTCTGGTTGGAGTGTCCAGACGATCCCTTCTCGGGAAAGCCCTGGAAATACCATACGATAGATGACGAAATTCTTGGCACTCACTGTTTGATCACGGGTGACGTAAACCAGGACGGGTTTTTGGATTTGATCGCTAACTCTTTTCAGAAGGAAGGCGCCACGCCGATCCACGATTCTATCTGCTGGTTTGAAGCGCCAGCTGAATCCGGAGAGTGGGTACGTCACGTGTTTGCCGATAAAGATGCACCAGGAGGAAATCATTACATGGGTTTCGGTGACGTGAACGGTGATGCCCGACCCGATATTATGGCGGGCGCCAAGGGTGGTGAAGGTTTTGCTGGCGGTGAATGGTTTGCCTGGTGGGAGCAACCGGCCTATGGCAGCGTTCCCTGGAAGAAGCATCTCTTGTCTGACGTCGAGCCAGGCGCCAGTAACATCCTACCGGCGGATGTGAACAAGGACGGTGTGATGGACTTGGTGGCATCGAGAGGGCATGGTTATGGCGTGCTATTATTTATGGGACCGGATTTTAAGAAGGTCGAAGTCGATACCGAACACTACGGACCGCACAGCCTGTTTGTCGAAGACCTGGATCAAGATGGTGATATCGACATTGGCACCTGTGGACGTCATGAAGAAAGTACCGCTGTTTGGTACGAAAACGACGGACGCGGCTTCTTTGTGAAACACCTCATCGAAGCCAACCAAGGTTCTTATGACACGCGTGCCGTCGATATGGATGGCGATGGCGACCTCGACATGCTCATTGCTGGTCACTGGTCGCGAAATATTCTTTGGTACGAAAATACGATGGCGGGAAAGCGCTAG
- a CDS encoding alpha/beta hydrolase: MASLPSVVTIGAALKSTSKAEAQTSPSTPDDIGPYESGLLPDGIRSRFVEDINGLRMHVLEAGYEGENRPGILLLHGFPELACSWRKIMVPLAEAGYHVFAPDQRGYGRTTGWDRNYDGDLYSFRRLNVVRDALGLVYAMGHRQVTVVGHDFGSPIAAWCAVTRPDVFTKVALMSAPFSGTGSIPFNTANAPKEKEPGYDLFEELAKLPRPRKHYQAYYRTREANENMWQAPQGLHAFMRAYYHHKSADWKENKPYRLKSRTAPEMAKMPTYYIMDLEEGMAETVAKYSPSQQEIVSNQWLPDEALQVYTDEYQRNGFQGGLNWYRSGSLGAPEMQLYAGRKIEQPSIFISGASDWGTYQNPGALEQMQEDACTDMRGVHLIPGAGHWVQQEQPEKTVQLLVEFLQ, from the coding sequence ATGGCATCCTTGCCCTCAGTTGTTACGATTGGAGCTGCTTTGAAATCGACCTCTAAAGCAGAAGCGCAAACGTCACCCTCTACTCCTGATGATATAGGGCCCTACGAATCCGGGCTTCTTCCAGATGGAATTCGATCTCGCTTTGTTGAGGATATCAATGGTCTGCGAATGCATGTTTTAGAAGCTGGCTATGAGGGAGAGAATAGGCCGGGCATTCTACTGCTTCATGGCTTTCCTGAACTGGCCTGCAGTTGGAGAAAAATCATGGTGCCTCTGGCTGAAGCCGGTTACCACGTATTTGCTCCTGATCAGCGAGGATACGGTCGAACGACCGGTTGGGATAGGAACTATGATGGGGATCTTTATTCTTTTCGTCGCCTCAATGTAGTGCGAGATGCACTGGGCTTGGTCTATGCCATGGGGCATAGACAAGTGACAGTCGTTGGCCACGATTTTGGATCTCCTATCGCTGCCTGGTGCGCGGTGACCCGACCCGACGTATTTACCAAGGTTGCCTTGATGAGTGCACCGTTCAGCGGAACGGGTTCAATTCCTTTTAATACTGCGAATGCTCCGAAGGAGAAAGAACCAGGCTATGATCTCTTTGAGGAGCTGGCCAAGCTTCCCAGACCACGAAAGCATTACCAGGCTTATTATCGCACACGTGAAGCCAACGAAAACATGTGGCAGGCTCCGCAGGGGCTCCATGCTTTTATGCGTGCCTATTACCACCACAAGAGTGCCGATTGGAAAGAAAACAAACCATACCGCCTGAAATCGCGCACGGCTCCCGAAATGGCTAAGATGCCTACTTATTATATTATGGACCTTGAAGAGGGTATGGCTGAAACGGTGGCCAAGTATAGCCCGTCACAACAAGAAATAGTATCCAATCAGTGGTTACCTGATGAGGCACTACAAGTCTACACCGATGAGTATCAGCGCAATGGATTTCAAGGAGGGCTCAATTGGTACCGATCTGGAAGTTTAGGGGCTCCAGAGATGCAGCTCTATGCCGGACGAAAAATTGAACAACCTTCCATCTTTATTTCCGGTGCCAGTGATTGGGGGACTTATCAAAACCCTGGTGCGCTTGAGCAGATGCAGGAGGATGCTTGTACGGATATGCGGGGCGTTCACCTGATTCCTGGAGCTGGTCACTGGGTTCAGCAGGAGCAACCCGAAAAGACGGTTCAGTTACTAGTGGAATTTTTACAGTAA
- a CDS encoding cold-shock protein: MPTGKIKWFNDEKGFGFIEPDEGGKDLFVHHSETEGYTLDEGDAVEYEVGEGRKGPCAVKVKTVN; the protein is encoded by the coding sequence ATGCCTACGGGAAAAATTAAGTGGTTTAATGATGAAAAAGGATTTGGGTTTATTGAGCCTGATGAAGGGGGTAAGGATTTATTCGTTCACCACTCCGAAACCGAAGGTTATACTCTTGATGAAGGCGATGCCGTAGAGTATGAAGTTGGCGAAGGCCGAAAAGGCCCTTGTGCCGTTAAGGTTAAGACGGTCAATTAA